The following coding sequences are from one Ursus arctos isolate Adak ecotype North America unplaced genomic scaffold, UrsArc2.0 scaffold_23, whole genome shotgun sequence window:
- the RELA gene encoding LOW QUALITY PROTEIN: transcription factor p65 (The sequence of the model RefSeq protein was modified relative to this genomic sequence to represent the inferred CDS: deleted 1 base in 1 codon), protein MDDLFPLIFPSEPAQASGPYVEIIEQPKQRGMRFRYKCEGRSAGSIPGERSTDTTKTHPTIKINGYTGPGTVRISLVTKDPPHRPHPHELVGKDCRDGFYEAELCPDRCIHSFQNLGIQCVKKRDLEQAISQRIQTNNNPFQVPIEEQRGDYDLNAVRLCFQVTVRDPAGRPLRLSPVLSHPIFDNRAPNTAELKICRVNRNSGSCLGGDEIFLLCDKVQKEDIEVYFTGPGWEARGSFSQADVHRQVAIVFRTPPYADPSLQAPVRVSMQLRRPSDRELSEPMEFQYLPDTDDRHRIEEKRKRTYETFKSIMKKSPFNGPTDPRPPPRRIAVPSRSTPSVPKPAPQPYPFTPSLSTINFEEFSPMVFPSGQIPNQTSALAPAPAPILAQAPAPAPAPILAPGLAQAVVPPAPKTTQAGEGTLSEALLHLQFDADEDLGALLGNSTDPAVFTDLASVDNSEFQQLLNQGVSVAPHTAEPMLMEYPEAITRLVTGSQRPPDPAPAPLGASGLPNGLLSGDEDFSSIADMDFSALLSQISS, encoded by the exons ATGGACG ACCTGTTTCCCCTCATCTTCCCGTCTG AGCCCGCCCAGGCCTCTGGCCCCTATGTGGAGATCATCGAGCAGCCCAAGCAGCGGGGCATGCGCTTCCGCTACAAGTGCGAGGGCCGCTCAGCGGGCAGTATCCCGGGCGAGAGGAGCACGGATACCACCAAGACCCACCCCACCATCAAG ATCAATGGCTACACTGGGCCAGGGACAGTTCGCATCTCCCTGGTTACCAAGGACCCCCCTCACCGGCCTCACCCCCATGAGCTTGTGGGGAAAGACTGCCGGGATGGCTTCTATGAGGCTGAGCTCTGCCCCGACCGTTGCATCCACAG CTTCCAGAACCTGGGGATCCAGTGTGTAAAGAAGCGGGACCTGGAGCAGGCCATCAGTCAACGCATCCAGACCAACAACAATCCCTTCCaag tTCCCATCGAAGAACAGCGTGGGGACTACGACCTGAATGCGGTGCGGCTGTGCTTCCAGGTGACAGTGCGGGACCCGGCAGGCAGGCCCCTCCGCTTGTCACCTGTCCTCTCTCATCCCATCTTTGACAACC GTGCCCCCAACACCGCCGAGCTCAAGATCTGCCGAGTGAACCGGAACTCTGGGAGCTGCCTCGGGGGGGATGAGATCTTCCTGCTGTGTGACAAGGTGCAGAAAG AGGACATCGAAGTGTATTTCACGGGACCGGGCTGGGAGGCCCGAGGCTCCTTTTCTCAAGCTGACGTCCACCGACAAGTGGCCATTGTGTTCCGGACACCTCCCTACGCGGACCCCAGCCTGCAGGCCCCCGTGCGTGTCTCCATGCAGCTGCGGCGGCCTTCAGATCGGGAGCTCAGCGAGCCCATGGAATTCCAGTACTTGCCAGACACAG ATGATCGACACCGAATTGAGGAGAAACGCAAAAGGACGTATGAGACCTTCAAGAGCATCATGAAAAAGAGTCCTTTCAATG GACCCACCGACCCCCGACCTCCACCCCGGCGCATTGCTGTGCCTTCCCGAAGCACACCTTCCGTCCCCAAGCCAG ctccccagccctaTCCCTTTACGCCGTCCCTCAGCACCATCAACTTCGAGGAGTTCTCCCCCATGGTCTTTCCTTCGGGGCAGATCCCAAACCAGACCTCTGCCttggccccagcccctgccccaatCCTCGCCcaggccccggccccagcccctgccccgaTCTTAGCCCCAGGCCTTGCTCAGGCTgtggtcccccccgcccccaagacCACCCAGGCCGGGGAAGGGACACTGTCAGAGGCCCTGCTGCACCTGCAGTTTGACGCCGACGAAGACCTGGGGGCCCTGCTGGGCAACAGCACCGACCCCGCCGTGTTCACAGACCTGGCATCTGTCGACAACTCTGAGTTTCAGCAGCTGCTGAACCAGGGTGTATCTGTGGCC CCCCACACAGCCGAGCCCATGCTGATGGAGTACCCTGAGGCAATAACGCGCCTGGTGACAGGGTCCCAGAGGCCCCCtgacccagctcctgctcccCTGGGGGCCTCTGGGCTCCCCAACGGCCTCCTCTCAGGGGATGAAGACTTCTCCTCCATTGCAGACATGGACTTCTCAGCCCTTCTGAGTCAGATCAGCTCCTAA